Part of the Cuniculiplasma divulgatum genome, AGATTACTTGATGAAAGGGGATTCATAAGAGATGGTGGCCTCCTTGAAGGTCTTAAGGTAGAAGAGGGAAGAAAAAAGATAAAGAATCTTCTGAAGGAGTCAGGAGATCTTAAGTCCATAGAGAGAATAAAACATTCTGTCAATACCCATGAAAGATGTGGAACTCCAATTGAGATCGGCGTGAGCAAACAGTGGTATCTCAGGTATCTTGACATGAAGGACGATCTTATACAGCAGGGAAGAAAGATAAAATGGACACCCGATTTTATGAGAATACGTTATGAAAACTGGGTAAATGGCCTGAAATGGGACTGGTGCATATCGAGGCAGAGGATAATGGGAATATCAATTCCAGTCTGGTACTGCAACAGTTGTGGTGAGGTCATTCTTCCAGAAAAAAGTGAGTTGCCAGTAGACCCAAGGTTTGATGAGAAGAAAAAATGTCCTAAATGTTCATCTAATGATGTGACTCCAGAAACAGATGTTCTGGATACATGGTTTACATCATCAACATCGCCTACAATTTCTCTTAGAGATTCTTCCATAGAAAATAACGGAATTCCGATGAGTGCAAGATTTCAGGGGCATGATATCATTACAACATGGGCATTCACCACGATTTACAGATACATGGTTCATTTCCAAAAGATACCATGGGATAATATCATAATAAGTGGGAACGTCTTTGATTCCAAGGGTCAAAAAATGAGTAAGAGCAAGGGAAACGTGGTCTATCCAATGGAACTTGTTGACAAGTATGGAGCTGATGGGGTTCGGTTATGGGGTTCTTCCTCGTCAACCTGGGACGACATTTCACTAAAGGAACAGGAGCTCACAAGGGGAAGAAGAACCATAATAAAGATATACAACGCAATAAGTCTTATCAGTGCACTACCAGATAAGAGAAAAATAGAAATAAAGCTGCCATTCAACAGATGGATTGCACAGGAGTTAAATAGAACCATTAAAAAGGCAGAAGAACTATACTCAACCAATGACTTTGCCAAAGCTAGGACAGAGATTGATAACTTCTTTTGGACAATGTTCTGCGATAATTATCTTGAGATAATCAAGTCCTTTGTATCAAGGGGTTCAGAAGAGGAAAAAGATGAAATTGCATATGTTGCAAGAGAAGTTGCACTGGATATTATGAAGCTTTATGCACCTATTGCCCCATTCATCACAGATAAGGCATATGAAATGCTGGGCATGGAAGGATCAATTCATGAACAGAAGTGGCCTGAAGCACTGGAAGATTATGAAAAAGATGCAGAAATATTCAGCAATGTAATATCAGTAATCTCTGGGATTAGAACAGAAAGAAGTAAGCTAAAATCGGGAAAACAGGCATATAAAGGATTTATTATTTCCACACCTGTGGATTTGAAAGAATTCGATAAAAGGGTGATCAAGGAGACACTGAGGGAGGAAAATCTTGTATTCAGGAAAGATAGGGCAATTAAAATTGAATCAATAGTTGAATAGGTTCATACATCGGCGTAAATTAAAATACATTGGATAACATGATAGGAAAGGCTTGAAATGTATCTCACACCTGAAAGAGCAGTAAAAATAGGAATGATACTGGTAGTTGCATCAATTTTAATACTGGGTTATTCTGCCTTTGGATTTTACACGTCATCCTCAGCCACAAAGGATACAGTTATTGCTGGTGGTTCCGAAAAATCTATGGATATAAACGTAACGTCAGGATTACTTCTGACATATACGATCACAGCAAATTCTACTGGGAACTTCAGGGCATGGTTCAGTGAACCATCAGGCAATACTGTTGTGGAATCAAACTTCACAGGATCGGGCATTTCAAAATCCATAGTGGCACCTGTTTCAGGACAGTGGGTTTTTCACGTGGAAAATCTGGAAAAAAATAGCTCTGCCCTGAAAATACATCTCGGACAGATTTCATATTACCTTGAAGCGGGATTATACTTTGGCATTACTGTTCTTATTTTGGGCATAGTTTTCATTCTCTATTTCTTCAATGTACAGAAGAGAGAAACCATAAGAAAGAGTAAGCGGTTTTAAAAATCTGTTTTTTATGTAAATATTTAAGTTTTAATATTTCACCAATTCTTCTAACCTATATATATGTGGAAATGGGTGTGGAATATAAATCCTATTGTGTAGGTGATTGCCGCGGCTAGCAGTGACAAAATGGCTGCCCTGCTTGAGGATTTCAATATAGAGATGTTCAGTGCTATTGCTATAATGGAATTGCTTACTGCCTGAACTGCAGCCACAAGTATAACGGCAATGATCAGTGAAAGTATGCCAAGAGGAAAGAGGAAAGGAATTATTGGAAAAGCAGCTCCTGCTATATAGGAAAGACCGGTTGTTCCCGCTGAAACCTTTGTACGGTTCTCTTCATTTTCAATTTCAGTCTTCATCTTATGAGTGCTAGTGTTTGTAATGAGACTTTCCCTTTTAATATTCCTTATCCTGTACTCAATTTCGGAGGATTTTGAAAGATATGCTCCAAGGGTCATGCTTATGGTTCCACCGACTCCTATAACAAGTCCACTCATCGCAATTATGAAATTGTTACTTATAATTGCAGTTAATCCTGCGATTGCCGCCAGAACCTCAACGAGTCCATCACTCATACCATATATGAAAGCCTGTATTCTATCAAGATAGGCTTCCCTGTTAATCCCCATCTGTTCAAAGACGTTTTCATGACCTATCTCATCATTTATAATAGATTTTAATGCATTTACTTCATCGGTATCCTTCATATTCTTTAAAAAATCCCTGTATTTTCTAATACTTTCAACCTCTCCTCTTTCCAGAAGATTGACAGTCAGGTTATTACCCAAGATTCTGGTAAGGAATAGGAGAAAGAAAATCTTCACACCTCTAGGCTTGATCTCATTTTTTTCAGAGCCTAACTTTATGAGTCTTTTCATCCAGAACTCAGAATGGGACTCCTCCATTTCAGCGAGATAATCAAGTTTCTCTTTTAAAACTTTATTTCGGGATCTTTTGGCAAGTTTTCTATAGAACTCTCTGTCTGTGATCTCATCTCTATAGAATTCTGAAACCAGTTTCTCTTCTTCTCCCATCATTCAGGTAGGATTGTACATGAATATTAATAATTTTATATTGCATGAAAATAAAATAAGGATTTCCTTACATTTTACACAATTGTCACACTATATGTTATATTTAATATTCTGATATAACTCAACAGGGCAAATCCTCCTTAGAATAAGAATAATTTTTATATATGTTACGAAATACGTAACATTATTTCGTTTTTCATTCAATAAGCTATATATTTTCAATTGACATCTATTTTCAGGTGAAATTATGCAAACAAATGAAAACGATTTCGAGATGAAAGTGAATATAAAGGTAGTGCCGCCAGGACCAAAGGGTAAGAAAATAGTTGAAGAAGATACTGAATATCTGGCAACAAGTTCCAAGTCACTTCCTATAGTGGCCAAGAGAGGAAGGGGGGTTTATATACAGGACGTAGATGAGAATGTATATATTGACTTCGCAGCAGGTATTGGAGTCAACAACATGGGGCATATTCATCCCTATATTACCGAAAAAGTTCAGGAACAGCTGTTTAAGCTCTGGCATTTTGCAGGAACTGACTTTTATTATCAGGAACAGGTAGATGCAGCAAAGGCAATATCCAGCGTGACACCAGGTAAGTTCAAGAAGAAGGTCTTTTTCACAAACAGTGGAACAGAAAGCGTTGAGGCAGCAATCAAATTTGCCAAGGTTGCAACAAGAAAACAGGAGTTCATCTCATTCATAGGAGCATTTCACGGAAGATCACAGGGTTCACTTTCCATGACCGCTTCAAAGGGAATCCAGAAAAAGTATCTTTTCCCATCAATGCCAGGAGTTGAACATGTTCCATTTCCTAACCCATACAGGAACATTTTTGGAATAGACGGATATGAACATCCTCAAGAACTCACCAACGCAGCACTGGATTTCATAGAGAAATACACGCTGAAAATGTACATGCCTCCAGAAAACGTTGCTGCATTTGTAGTTGAACCAATACAGGGAGAAGGCGGCTATATCGTTCCACCAATGGATTTCCACAAGAAACTCAGGAAACTGGCAGATGACAACAACATGCTAGTTGTAATGGATGAAGTTCAGGCAGGCTTTGGTAGAACAGGAAAATTCTTTGCCTCAGAACATTTTGGTGTTGAACCTCAGATCATTACACTGGCAAAGGCAATTGCAAACGGGCTTCCAATGGGAGCTGTGGTGGTAGATTCAAAGCTGGACTTCCCAGAACTCGGGCTTCACTCAAACACATATGGTGGAAACCTTCTCGCTTCAGTTGCAAGCAAGGCAACCATAGAGGCCATGAAGAAGGAAGGTGCAGTGGAAAATGCAGCCAAGAGAGGAAAGCATCTCAGGCAGAGACTGGAAGAACTAAAGGAAAGATATGATGTCATTGGAGATGTAAGGGGTATTGGGCTCATGCAGGCAATCGACTTTGTAAAGGACAGAAGAACAAAGGAACCGGCCGTAAAGCTCAGAAACGATGTTGAGTATAAAGGCTTCCAGAATGGAATAATACTTCTCGGAACAGGAGAAAGTGCAATAAGGCTGATTCCACCTCTGATAATCACTGATGAGCAGATAGATGAGGGAGTTGAATGCCTTGAGAAGGCAATAAAGCAATCACTTTGAATTGCTTTCCATTAAATATTTTAGCATATTACTCAGTGGGGCACCATCCTCCCACTTCATTACAAAATTTTCATTTCTGGTTATTTCAATTTGAGGAAGTATATTGTAAAGATTCCTGTATCTGCCCATGGGTTCTCCCGGGACTTTGAACATTCTCCAGGGATCGCCTTCTGTATTTTTTAGCCTGAAGGCGTAAATTAGAAATATGCCAGAATTAAGGCACTTCTTGGCCAGTCTCTCAGCCTGATCCTGATTTTTTCCAGAGGAGGAAGAAAAGGCGAGTACTGGATTCTGTGAACTCTTTACCTCAATTACCATAGACATGTCAAATCTAACAGCAATCAGATCAGCACCTTTTGAACCTGCTGCCCTGGTCACAAAAAAAGGGTATTTAATCAGATGTTCATATGCTTCCTTTGATAGGAAATCAAGTTTTTTAGACAACTTTCCAATAACTTTCTGGCTTCCTGACAGTATGGATACCAGTTCCCTTTCATAAATACTTCCATTCAACACGCGTTAATGTCTCATGCATATAGAAATTTTCTCTGCATAACAATGAAAGCGAGTAATAAAAGAGGTAATCTGACCTAAGAAGGTTTTTTGCACAACCTAAACTGTAATATGTTTTTATTCTCCAATTATTGCATTTTTAAAAGCCGCATAGTTTAAAATAAAGGATTTTTATCTATTGAATTATGGACACACAGAGTGAAACTGTATTTTTTCCAGATCAGATGACAATTGATAACAGCAATATCAACGCCCTCAAAAACTTCATAGGGCTGAAGACTATTGATGAACTCTACACATTTTCAGACAGCCATATTGAACAGTTTTATGATTCAGTGGTTAGGCACTCAGGTATCTGGTTTTCGAGACCATATACAAAGGTTAGGGACAGCTCAAAGGGAAAGGAATTTTCAAGATGGTTTATAGATGGTGAAATAAATATAGCTTTTAACTGTGTTGAAAGATATAAGAAAAGTAAGAAACCCGCAATAAAGTGTGTTTATGAGGATGGTAAATTCAGAAGCATTTCTTATGAGGAACTTGACGTGTTAACAGGTAAACTATCAGGAGCAATGAAAAATCTTGGTATAAAGAAGGGAGACAGGGTAGGGATATACATGCCAATGGTTCCAGAGGCAATTATTTCCATGTATTCTATAATGAGAATGGGTGCAATCGCAGTTCCAATGTTCTCAGGATATGGAAGGGAAGCAGTGGAAACCAGGGTTAGGGATAGTGATATAAAATATATTTTCACCATTGAAGGCTACAGGCGGAAGGGTAAGGAAATAAAAATGGCCGCCAATATAAAAGATATAAAAGGAATAAAACTCATAACACTCGACAGGATCAACAAAGATGAGCTTGATTTCAACGAACTTCTCCAGAACGGAGAATATATGGAAAGTGAAAAAACGGGCTCAGAAGATGGTGCAATCATGCTCTATACATCAGGAACAACTGGAAAGCCAAAGGGCACAGTTCACGTCCATGGTGGATCATTCATCAACATTGTTAAGGAGGTTAAATACTACCTTGATTTCAAGGAAGATGATACAATCTTCTGGATTACTGATCTGGGGTGGATGATGGGACCATGGGAAATAATGGGAGCCAACGCTCTGGGGGGGACACTATTTCTCTATCCAGGTGCAGTGGATTACCCAAAAAATGAAAGAGTATGGGATCTTGTGGAAGAGCATGCTATAACCATTCTTGGTATTTCTCCTACCTTTGCGAGAACAATGAAATTCAATGGAATAAGTAGGTCATTCAAACATCTTAAAGCCTTTGGCTCTACAGGAGAACCGTGGGATAGGGAATCGTGGGAATATGTATTCAGGGTATGGGGCGAAAGCAAAGTCCCCATATGTAATGTATCAGGAGGAACAGACATAATAGGGTGTTTCCTTGCATCAACTCCCATAACACCACTCAAGCCAAAATGTCTTTTTAAAGGACTGGGCATGGCCATAACAGTTTTTGATAGCTCAGGTAAGGAAATCTATGATCAGATAGGCTATCTTGTGTCCAAGGAGCACCTGCCATCAATGACCCGTGGTGTTTGGAATAATGAGGAAAGATACAGGACCTCGTACTGGTCTCAATTTCCAGGGTTCTGGTCACAGGGTGACTGGGCAATGCAAAGCAAAGATGGTTATTTCTTCCTTTATGGAAGGGCAGATGATATTATAAAAACCTCTGGAAAGAGGATTGGTCCTGGAGAGATTGAAGACGCTGCAGATAGGGTTTCGGGCGTAGTTGAATCCGCTGCCATAGGAGTGCCTCATGAAAAGAAAGGCGAAGCAATTGTTATTTTCTACAGGGGAAAAAATGATGAGGCTGTTAGGGAGGGGATAAAAAAGGAGGTTGAGAAATCGCAGGGAAAGTCATTCAGTCCAGATAAAATACTAAATATAGATGAGCTTCCAAAGACCAAAAACGGGAAAATAATGAGGAGAGTAATCAGGGCAGCGTATTTAGGACAGGATCCTGGTGACATAAGTGGCCTTGAAGATCCATCAGTAATAGAAAGAATAGGGAAAATGAGGATAAAGAATTAGTCTTTCTTTTTCCAGTAATATACAGGCAAAAGAGCAAGGGCAGCAATTGCAGTTATTCCACCATAAATATCATTTACATTCAGCCCTGGTGGATTAGTTCCATCATAGATTTTTGTAGGTCGATTAGGAATGGATATGGCGCTCCCATGTGGAACATGGTCTCTAATTTCTCCGGTCGTCCTGTCATAACACACAATCTGTCCGTTCCCACCATTTCCGCTGCTACTTTCACCATTTAGACTGTAAACACCCTGGCCACCTGATACATTACACTTATTTTCAAGGGATATATTATCAAAATAGGAGAGAAATATTACTCCTCCTCCGCCTCCACCTATAAGACCTGTACCACTTCCGGTTCCACTCCCATTTGCACCTGATGCTATTATTCTTCCCACATATATGCTATGTGCACATATTGCTATTCCATAGGCCCCAGCGGAATATGGCAACCCGTTGAGGCTCTGTGCTCCAGCTCCTGAAAGGAAATTACTGAAATTGTTTCTGTACCAGTATGAGAAAAGGTTTTCTGTAGTGCTATTTATCTTTAAATAGGGGGTCGCTCCATTCCCTCCGGGTACAGTATTACTGCTTGAACCCTTACCGCCAGGGGCCAGGGTTGAGAATCCTGAAGAAATACCTGCATTTTCAGACTGGCTCTGTGCCCCTGCTCCTGAACCTCCGTAGGAAAGTGGATATGAGTCCATTGGGGTCATTCCGGTAATTATAACGCCATAGTTACAAAAGCTTCCGTTTGCAAAAATGTTCCATCCATCTGAAGTAACAACGACACCCGGTTCTATGGTAATGTTCGCCCCTGTTAGATTGGATGTTAGTGTAATATTAGATTTGATTATTTTATTTTCATTTGAAGTGTTTACTGAGCTATGGGCAAATTTACCTTCATGACTTAGCATATTGAAATTATGGGTATTAACTGAAGAGAAATTATTGCCAGACATAAAAATTAGAAGAATTGCAAGTAACACAGTTGCAATTAAACCTATATATTTCACTTTCAACGGATAAGTATTTTAAGAGTGATATTTAAAATTACCCTTACCGATTTGAATAGAAAAATCATCCTATTAATTCATTTTCCAGAGGTTCATGGAACAAATGTATCTTGAAAATGCTGAAATTATACTATTTAAAAAAACAGATTATTGACTAAATTATATACGCAATTCGCAAGTTATAAAATTAAAACTAACATGACTGCTATTCGGTAATTAGATAATATTGGAATTTTAAACACAATTTTTGTTTTATTATAAGTCTATGGAATAATGAAAATATCCCTGTCAACATATAACATGTATGTCCTTAACATTTAACACAAACAAATTAATAATAAAAAAAGGAGAGAAGCCATTCAAATACTATAATATAAGTTTTTTCCCGAGCATAGGAAATTTAATTAAGTAGTTGTAATACTCACATGATTTCAATGGTTGTCCTGAGACGCGAAACCCTGATAAAGGCACTTGAAAATGTTTACGGAACAAAGGGATTAACCAGAGGAGACGTCCTGGATCTATGTGATTTCCTGCTCGATTTTTTTGGATATGAGGACTATGTGCTGGACAATGTTCTATCACCACCAGAAAGGGACGCATTCTATGATCTTGAAGAGAATGGGATACTGAAAACACAGGCAGAGGAAGTAACACTAAGCAAGGGAAAAGTTTGGAGGGTAAATCAGTGGGTATTCAGAAGAAACAAAATAATTCAGTTCGCAAGCCTATCAGTTCACGAAGATGGACTTGAAAAGAAGTATGAAGATATTTTCAAGGAACTGGAAAATCAGGAAATACTCTGAGGAGTTAACCCAAACTTTTAAAAAAAGAAATTATTTTTCCTGTTTTTGATCTACTTTTTTCTCAGGAGTGTTCTCACTACGGCAAGTGTCGCTACGGCACCTGTTGCAATTATG contains:
- a CDS encoding PDDEXK family nuclease, producing MNGSIYERELVSILSGSQKVIGKLSKKLDFLSKEAYEHLIKYPFFVTRAAGSKGADLIAVRFDMSMVIEVKSSQNPVLAFSSSSGKNQDQAERLAKKCLNSGIFLIYAFRLKNTEGDPWRMFKVPGEPMGRYRNLYNILPQIEITRNENFVMKWEDGAPLSNMLKYLMESNSK
- a CDS encoding VIT1/CCC1 transporter family protein, with protein sequence MMGEEEKLVSEFYRDEITDREFYRKLAKRSRNKVLKEKLDYLAEMEESHSEFWMKRLIKLGSEKNEIKPRGVKIFFLLFLTRILGNNLTVNLLERGEVESIRKYRDFLKNMKDTDEVNALKSIINDEIGHENVFEQMGINREAYLDRIQAFIYGMSDGLVEVLAAIAGLTAIISNNFIIAMSGLVIGVGGTISMTLGAYLSKSSEIEYRIRNIKRESLITNTSTHKMKTEIENEENRTKVSAGTTGLSYIAGAAFPIIPFLFPLGILSLIIAVILVAAVQAVSNSIIAIALNISILKSSSRAAILSLLAAAITYTIGFIFHTHFHIYIG
- a CDS encoding AMP-binding protein: MDTQSETVFFPDQMTIDNSNINALKNFIGLKTIDELYTFSDSHIEQFYDSVVRHSGIWFSRPYTKVRDSSKGKEFSRWFIDGEINIAFNCVERYKKSKKPAIKCVYEDGKFRSISYEELDVLTGKLSGAMKNLGIKKGDRVGIYMPMVPEAIISMYSIMRMGAIAVPMFSGYGREAVETRVRDSDIKYIFTIEGYRRKGKEIKMAANIKDIKGIKLITLDRINKDELDFNELLQNGEYMESEKTGSEDGAIMLYTSGTTGKPKGTVHVHGGSFINIVKEVKYYLDFKEDDTIFWITDLGWMMGPWEIMGANALGGTLFLYPGAVDYPKNERVWDLVEEHAITILGISPTFARTMKFNGISRSFKHLKAFGSTGEPWDRESWEYVFRVWGESKVPICNVSGGTDIIGCFLASTPITPLKPKCLFKGLGMAITVFDSSGKEIYDQIGYLVSKEHLPSMTRGVWNNEERYRTSYWSQFPGFWSQGDWAMQSKDGYFFLYGRADDIIKTSGKRIGPGEIEDAADRVSGVVESAAIGVPHEKKGEAIVIFYRGKNDEAVREGIKKEVEKSQGKSFSPDKILNIDELPKTKNGKIMRRVIRAAYLGQDPGDISGLEDPSVIERIGKMRIKN
- a CDS encoding acetyl ornithine aminotransferase family protein, with product MQTNENDFEMKVNIKVVPPGPKGKKIVEEDTEYLATSSKSLPIVAKRGRGVYIQDVDENVYIDFAAGIGVNNMGHIHPYITEKVQEQLFKLWHFAGTDFYYQEQVDAAKAISSVTPGKFKKKVFFTNSGTESVEAAIKFAKVATRKQEFISFIGAFHGRSQGSLSMTASKGIQKKYLFPSMPGVEHVPFPNPYRNIFGIDGYEHPQELTNAALDFIEKYTLKMYMPPENVAAFVVEPIQGEGGYIVPPMDFHKKLRKLADDNNMLVVMDEVQAGFGRTGKFFASEHFGVEPQIITLAKAIANGLPMGAVVVDSKLDFPELGLHSNTYGGNLLASVASKATIEAMKKEGAVENAAKRGKHLRQRLEELKERYDVIGDVRGIGLMQAIDFVKDRRTKEPAVKLRNDVEYKGFQNGIILLGTGESAIRLIPPLIITDEQIDEGVECLEKAIKQSL
- a CDS encoding DUF6015 family protein; the protein is MISMVVLRRETLIKALENVYGTKGLTRGDVLDLCDFLLDFFGYEDYVLDNVLSPPERDAFYDLEENGILKTQAEEVTLSKGKVWRVNQWVFRRNKIIQFASLSVHEDGLEKKYEDIFKELENQEIL
- a CDS encoding valine--tRNA ligase, with the protein product MDFDIPEMEKEILKKWEKSDLSKLNEDAIKDGKIYSIDTPPPTVSGEIHIGHAYSYPHQDIAARFRRMMGYYVFYPSGFDNNGLATERFVEKTLKLSLNNIPVKDAIEKCETVSGEAIAEMKKSFIRLGLSQNFENSYITYSKGSWKISQGFFLDLFKKGIAYRSEGMTISCPTCRTAISQIEMEDSERETDFVYIDFRSDDGAVIQIATTRPEMLAACVAIALNPEDERAKKFSGKKFRVPLYRQEVEIITDPRVLTDKGTGAEMVCTFGDQTDYEIWKDHSLKLIRLLDERGFIRDGGLLEGLKVEEGRKKIKNLLKESGDLKSIERIKHSVNTHERCGTPIEIGVSKQWYLRYLDMKDDLIQQGRKIKWTPDFMRIRYENWVNGLKWDWCISRQRIMGISIPVWYCNSCGEVILPEKSELPVDPRFDEKKKCPKCSSNDVTPETDVLDTWFTSSTSPTISLRDSSIENNGIPMSARFQGHDIITTWAFTTIYRYMVHFQKIPWDNIIISGNVFDSKGQKMSKSKGNVVYPMELVDKYGADGVRLWGSSSSTWDDISLKEQELTRGRRTIIKIYNAISLISALPDKRKIEIKLPFNRWIAQELNRTIKKAEELYSTNDFAKARTEIDNFFWTMFCDNYLEIIKSFVSRGSEEEKDEIAYVAREVALDIMKLYAPIAPFITDKAYEMLGMEGSIHEQKWPEALEDYEKDAEIFSNVISVISGIRTERSKLKSGKQAYKGFIISTPVDLKEFDKRVIKETLREENLVFRKDRAIKIESIVE